The Onthophagus taurus isolate NC chromosome 2, IU_Otau_3.0, whole genome shotgun sequence genome includes a window with the following:
- the LOC111427269 gene encoding phosphatidylcholine:ceramide cholinephosphotransferase 2-like isoform X6, whose amino-acid sequence MASPNRRMVLEPKFTDYGSIHSADIPQLQQQHITSHPLLTQITPRSVLLPQLEEESKTSKGKNMTQGDLYQRQPLLSNTGRNDNRTTDYYIDEDEEQILHQSSASNGGHRAVEISIPTPIREEPRFPQERCKTVLAFLVCIFSFILTLLALAIIHDKVPDRETYGPLPDVILDNVPVQNWALDVSEYIIIVSVNLMLLCMLFHRHRFIVFRRLFLILSLLYMYRAITMFVTVMPISNKSYYCSPKLNHTTPLVIVQRIATLFSGLGLSVNGKHVFCGDYIYSGHTVILIFSYLFMSEYTPKKLYLLHWLYAAFALVGVAMVQLSHGHYTVDVVIAYYITTRIFWIYHTLANNTSLKQHSPNNYLGRSWWFTFFLYFERNVNHPVPRQWPDWPLPWPRRFLTKSRES is encoded by the exons aatGGTATTAGAGCCTAAGTTCACTGACTATGGAAGCATACATTCAGCTGATATTCCCCAGCTGCAACAGCAACACATCACTTCTCATCCCTTGCTAACCCAAATTACTCCAAGGTCCGTTTTGTTGCCACAATTGGAGGAAGAATCAAAAACGTCGAAGGGAAAGAACATGACTCAAG ggGATTTGTATCAGCGACAGCCTTTATTGTCAAATACAGGCAGAAACGATAACAGGACAACGGATTACTATATAGATGAAGATGAGGAACAAATATTGCATCAATCTTCCGCTTCAAATGGTGGACATAGGGCTGTTGAAATATCGATACCGACGCCGATTAGAGAGGAACCAAGATTTCCACAAGAAAGATGTAAAACAGTTTtag caTTCCTAGTGtgtatatttagttttatattaACGTTACTCGCTCTGGCTATAATCCACGATAAAGTGCCAGATCGGGAAACATACGGTCCACTGCCGGATGTAATATTAGATAATGTACCCGTACAAAATTGGGCTCTTGATGTTTCCGAATACATCATCATCGTTTCcgttaatttaatgttattgtGTATGTTATTTCATAGACACAG gttcatagtttttagaagattatttttaatattatcgcTTCTGTATATGTACAGAGCCATTACAATGTTCGTTACTGTTATGCCaatatcaaataaatcttACTATTGTTCGCCAAAATTGAACCACACAACACCATTGGTTATTGTACAGAGGATAGCAACGCTTTTCTCTGGACTTGGGCTTTCAGTAAATGGAAAGCACGTTTTTTGTGGCGATTACATCTACAGTGGTCATacagttattttgattttttcctATTTATTTATGTCTGAAT atacTCCTAAGAAATTATACTTGTTACATTGGTTGTATGCTGCGTTTGCATTGGTAGGCGTAGCTATGGTCCAATTGTCCCATGGACATTATACAGTTGATGTCGTTATAGCGTATTACATTACCACTCGTATATTTTGGATATATCATACGTTAGCGAATAATACTAGTCTAAAG cAACATTCTCCGAATAACTACCTCGGACGGTCTTGGTGGTTtacatttttcttatatttcgaACGTAACGTTAACCACCCAGTTCCAAGACAGTGGCCCGATTGGCCTCTTCCGTGGCCCCGAAGGTTCCTGACGAAAAGCAGAGAAAGTTAG
- the LOC111427269 gene encoding phosphatidylcholine:ceramide cholinephosphotransferase 2-like isoform X5 — protein MKLQLIVVETGDKWRRALLRMVLEPKFTDYGSIHSADIPQLQQQHITSHPLLTQITPRSVLLPQLEEESKTSKGKNMTQGDLYQRQPLLSNTGRNDNRTTDYYIDEDEEQILHQSSASNGGHRAVEISIPTPIREEPRFPQERCKTVLAFLVCIFSFILTLLALAIIHDKVPDRETYGPLPDVILDNVPVQNWALDVSEYIIIVSVNLMLLCMLFHRHRFIVFRRLFLILSLLYMYRAITMFVTVMPISNKSYYCSPKLNHTTPLVIVQRIATLFSGLGLSVNGKHVFCGDYIYSGHTVILIFSYLFMSEYTPKKLYLLHWLYAAFALVGVAMVQLSHGHYTVDVVIAYYITTRIFWIYHTLANNTSLKQHSPNNYLGRSWWFTFFLYFERNVNHPVPRQWPDWPLPWPRRFLTKSRES, from the exons aatGGTATTAGAGCCTAAGTTCACTGACTATGGAAGCATACATTCAGCTGATATTCCCCAGCTGCAACAGCAACACATCACTTCTCATCCCTTGCTAACCCAAATTACTCCAAGGTCCGTTTTGTTGCCACAATTGGAGGAAGAATCAAAAACGTCGAAGGGAAAGAACATGACTCAAG ggGATTTGTATCAGCGACAGCCTTTATTGTCAAATACAGGCAGAAACGATAACAGGACAACGGATTACTATATAGATGAAGATGAGGAACAAATATTGCATCAATCTTCCGCTTCAAATGGTGGACATAGGGCTGTTGAAATATCGATACCGACGCCGATTAGAGAGGAACCAAGATTTCCACAAGAAAGATGTAAAACAGTTTtag caTTCCTAGTGtgtatatttagttttatattaACGTTACTCGCTCTGGCTATAATCCACGATAAAGTGCCAGATCGGGAAACATACGGTCCACTGCCGGATGTAATATTAGATAATGTACCCGTACAAAATTGGGCTCTTGATGTTTCCGAATACATCATCATCGTTTCcgttaatttaatgttattgtGTATGTTATTTCATAGACACAG gttcatagtttttagaagattatttttaatattatcgcTTCTGTATATGTACAGAGCCATTACAATGTTCGTTACTGTTATGCCaatatcaaataaatcttACTATTGTTCGCCAAAATTGAACCACACAACACCATTGGTTATTGTACAGAGGATAGCAACGCTTTTCTCTGGACTTGGGCTTTCAGTAAATGGAAAGCACGTTTTTTGTGGCGATTACATCTACAGTGGTCATacagttattttgattttttcctATTTATTTATGTCTGAAT atacTCCTAAGAAATTATACTTGTTACATTGGTTGTATGCTGCGTTTGCATTGGTAGGCGTAGCTATGGTCCAATTGTCCCATGGACATTATACAGTTGATGTCGTTATAGCGTATTACATTACCACTCGTATATTTTGGATATATCATACGTTAGCGAATAATACTAGTCTAAAG cAACATTCTCCGAATAACTACCTCGGACGGTCTTGGTGGTTtacatttttcttatatttcgaACGTAACGTTAACCACCCAGTTCCAAGACAGTGGCCCGATTGGCCTCTTCCGTGGCCCCGAAGGTTCCTGACGAAAAGCAGAGAAAGTTAG
- the LOC111427269 gene encoding phosphatidylcholine:ceramide cholinephosphotransferase 2-like isoform X2 gives MKLYSGLNTAILKVMPNGLAPFDLRKLEIQDVVFYSCGSEEVRMVLEPKFTDYGSIHSADIPQLQQQHITSHPLLTQITPRSVLLPQLEEESKTSKGKNMTQGDLYQRQPLLSNTGRNDNRTTDYYIDEDEEQILHQSSASNGGHRAVEISIPTPIREEPRFPQERCKTVLAFLVCIFSFILTLLALAIIHDKVPDRETYGPLPDVILDNVPVQNWALDVSEYIIIVSVNLMLLCMLFHRHRFIVFRRLFLILSLLYMYRAITMFVTVMPISNKSYYCSPKLNHTTPLVIVQRIATLFSGLGLSVNGKHVFCGDYIYSGHTVILIFSYLFMSEYTPKKLYLLHWLYAAFALVGVAMVQLSHGHYTVDVVIAYYITTRIFWIYHTLANNTSLKQHSPNNYLGRSWWFTFFLYFERNVNHPVPRQWPDWPLPWPRRFLTKSRES, from the exons aatGGTATTAGAGCCTAAGTTCACTGACTATGGAAGCATACATTCAGCTGATATTCCCCAGCTGCAACAGCAACACATCACTTCTCATCCCTTGCTAACCCAAATTACTCCAAGGTCCGTTTTGTTGCCACAATTGGAGGAAGAATCAAAAACGTCGAAGGGAAAGAACATGACTCAAG ggGATTTGTATCAGCGACAGCCTTTATTGTCAAATACAGGCAGAAACGATAACAGGACAACGGATTACTATATAGATGAAGATGAGGAACAAATATTGCATCAATCTTCCGCTTCAAATGGTGGACATAGGGCTGTTGAAATATCGATACCGACGCCGATTAGAGAGGAACCAAGATTTCCACAAGAAAGATGTAAAACAGTTTtag caTTCCTAGTGtgtatatttagttttatattaACGTTACTCGCTCTGGCTATAATCCACGATAAAGTGCCAGATCGGGAAACATACGGTCCACTGCCGGATGTAATATTAGATAATGTACCCGTACAAAATTGGGCTCTTGATGTTTCCGAATACATCATCATCGTTTCcgttaatttaatgttattgtGTATGTTATTTCATAGACACAG gttcatagtttttagaagattatttttaatattatcgcTTCTGTATATGTACAGAGCCATTACAATGTTCGTTACTGTTATGCCaatatcaaataaatcttACTATTGTTCGCCAAAATTGAACCACACAACACCATTGGTTATTGTACAGAGGATAGCAACGCTTTTCTCTGGACTTGGGCTTTCAGTAAATGGAAAGCACGTTTTTTGTGGCGATTACATCTACAGTGGTCATacagttattttgattttttcctATTTATTTATGTCTGAAT atacTCCTAAGAAATTATACTTGTTACATTGGTTGTATGCTGCGTTTGCATTGGTAGGCGTAGCTATGGTCCAATTGTCCCATGGACATTATACAGTTGATGTCGTTATAGCGTATTACATTACCACTCGTATATTTTGGATATATCATACGTTAGCGAATAATACTAGTCTAAAG cAACATTCTCCGAATAACTACCTCGGACGGTCTTGGTGGTTtacatttttcttatatttcgaACGTAACGTTAACCACCCAGTTCCAAGACAGTGGCCCGATTGGCCTCTTCCGTGGCCCCGAAGGTTCCTGACGAAAAGCAGAGAAAGTTAG
- the LOC111427269 gene encoding phosphatidylcholine:ceramide cholinephosphotransferase 2-like isoform X3, giving the protein MVIHNFVKPVIMEEIIEMDLISENNHPNEMVLEPKFTDYGSIHSADIPQLQQQHITSHPLLTQITPRSVLLPQLEEESKTSKGKNMTQGDLYQRQPLLSNTGRNDNRTTDYYIDEDEEQILHQSSASNGGHRAVEISIPTPIREEPRFPQERCKTVLAFLVCIFSFILTLLALAIIHDKVPDRETYGPLPDVILDNVPVQNWALDVSEYIIIVSVNLMLLCMLFHRHRFIVFRRLFLILSLLYMYRAITMFVTVMPISNKSYYCSPKLNHTTPLVIVQRIATLFSGLGLSVNGKHVFCGDYIYSGHTVILIFSYLFMSEYTPKKLYLLHWLYAAFALVGVAMVQLSHGHYTVDVVIAYYITTRIFWIYHTLANNTSLKQHSPNNYLGRSWWFTFFLYFERNVNHPVPRQWPDWPLPWPRRFLTKSRES; this is encoded by the exons aatGGTATTAGAGCCTAAGTTCACTGACTATGGAAGCATACATTCAGCTGATATTCCCCAGCTGCAACAGCAACACATCACTTCTCATCCCTTGCTAACCCAAATTACTCCAAGGTCCGTTTTGTTGCCACAATTGGAGGAAGAATCAAAAACGTCGAAGGGAAAGAACATGACTCAAG ggGATTTGTATCAGCGACAGCCTTTATTGTCAAATACAGGCAGAAACGATAACAGGACAACGGATTACTATATAGATGAAGATGAGGAACAAATATTGCATCAATCTTCCGCTTCAAATGGTGGACATAGGGCTGTTGAAATATCGATACCGACGCCGATTAGAGAGGAACCAAGATTTCCACAAGAAAGATGTAAAACAGTTTtag caTTCCTAGTGtgtatatttagttttatattaACGTTACTCGCTCTGGCTATAATCCACGATAAAGTGCCAGATCGGGAAACATACGGTCCACTGCCGGATGTAATATTAGATAATGTACCCGTACAAAATTGGGCTCTTGATGTTTCCGAATACATCATCATCGTTTCcgttaatttaatgttattgtGTATGTTATTTCATAGACACAG gttcatagtttttagaagattatttttaatattatcgcTTCTGTATATGTACAGAGCCATTACAATGTTCGTTACTGTTATGCCaatatcaaataaatcttACTATTGTTCGCCAAAATTGAACCACACAACACCATTGGTTATTGTACAGAGGATAGCAACGCTTTTCTCTGGACTTGGGCTTTCAGTAAATGGAAAGCACGTTTTTTGTGGCGATTACATCTACAGTGGTCATacagttattttgattttttcctATTTATTTATGTCTGAAT atacTCCTAAGAAATTATACTTGTTACATTGGTTGTATGCTGCGTTTGCATTGGTAGGCGTAGCTATGGTCCAATTGTCCCATGGACATTATACAGTTGATGTCGTTATAGCGTATTACATTACCACTCGTATATTTTGGATATATCATACGTTAGCGAATAATACTAGTCTAAAG cAACATTCTCCGAATAACTACCTCGGACGGTCTTGGTGGTTtacatttttcttatatttcgaACGTAACGTTAACCACCCAGTTCCAAGACAGTGGCCCGATTGGCCTCTTCCGTGGCCCCGAAGGTTCCTGACGAAAAGCAGAGAAAGTTAG
- the LOC111427269 gene encoding phosphatidylcholine:ceramide cholinephosphotransferase 2-like isoform X4, which translates to MYEITEEEYVYSYIYQAGFITRMVLEPKFTDYGSIHSADIPQLQQQHITSHPLLTQITPRSVLLPQLEEESKTSKGKNMTQGDLYQRQPLLSNTGRNDNRTTDYYIDEDEEQILHQSSASNGGHRAVEISIPTPIREEPRFPQERCKTVLAFLVCIFSFILTLLALAIIHDKVPDRETYGPLPDVILDNVPVQNWALDVSEYIIIVSVNLMLLCMLFHRHRFIVFRRLFLILSLLYMYRAITMFVTVMPISNKSYYCSPKLNHTTPLVIVQRIATLFSGLGLSVNGKHVFCGDYIYSGHTVILIFSYLFMSEYTPKKLYLLHWLYAAFALVGVAMVQLSHGHYTVDVVIAYYITTRIFWIYHTLANNTSLKQHSPNNYLGRSWWFTFFLYFERNVNHPVPRQWPDWPLPWPRRFLTKSRES; encoded by the exons aatGGTATTAGAGCCTAAGTTCACTGACTATGGAAGCATACATTCAGCTGATATTCCCCAGCTGCAACAGCAACACATCACTTCTCATCCCTTGCTAACCCAAATTACTCCAAGGTCCGTTTTGTTGCCACAATTGGAGGAAGAATCAAAAACGTCGAAGGGAAAGAACATGACTCAAG ggGATTTGTATCAGCGACAGCCTTTATTGTCAAATACAGGCAGAAACGATAACAGGACAACGGATTACTATATAGATGAAGATGAGGAACAAATATTGCATCAATCTTCCGCTTCAAATGGTGGACATAGGGCTGTTGAAATATCGATACCGACGCCGATTAGAGAGGAACCAAGATTTCCACAAGAAAGATGTAAAACAGTTTtag caTTCCTAGTGtgtatatttagttttatattaACGTTACTCGCTCTGGCTATAATCCACGATAAAGTGCCAGATCGGGAAACATACGGTCCACTGCCGGATGTAATATTAGATAATGTACCCGTACAAAATTGGGCTCTTGATGTTTCCGAATACATCATCATCGTTTCcgttaatttaatgttattgtGTATGTTATTTCATAGACACAG gttcatagtttttagaagattatttttaatattatcgcTTCTGTATATGTACAGAGCCATTACAATGTTCGTTACTGTTATGCCaatatcaaataaatcttACTATTGTTCGCCAAAATTGAACCACACAACACCATTGGTTATTGTACAGAGGATAGCAACGCTTTTCTCTGGACTTGGGCTTTCAGTAAATGGAAAGCACGTTTTTTGTGGCGATTACATCTACAGTGGTCATacagttattttgattttttcctATTTATTTATGTCTGAAT atacTCCTAAGAAATTATACTTGTTACATTGGTTGTATGCTGCGTTTGCATTGGTAGGCGTAGCTATGGTCCAATTGTCCCATGGACATTATACAGTTGATGTCGTTATAGCGTATTACATTACCACTCGTATATTTTGGATATATCATACGTTAGCGAATAATACTAGTCTAAAG cAACATTCTCCGAATAACTACCTCGGACGGTCTTGGTGGTTtacatttttcttatatttcgaACGTAACGTTAACCACCCAGTTCCAAGACAGTGGCCCGATTGGCCTCTTCCGTGGCCCCGAAGGTTCCTGACGAAAAGCAGAGAAAGTTAG